Proteins co-encoded in one Osmerus mordax isolate fOsmMor3 chromosome 11, fOsmMor3.pri, whole genome shotgun sequence genomic window:
- the cpda gene encoding carboxypeptidase D isoform X1, producing the protein MATLRRVHLFAALNLNVSLFGCLLFVVVPMVSCLNVGEARLVRTTKASEEVESYNKYYNYEELTQLLTNMASKYAHIANLSSIGQSVEGRELWVMHITKDPNIDLPGKPKFKYVGNMHGDETISRQVLVYLVEHLLTRYGEDQRLTELVTSTDIYIMPSMNPDGFERSKEGDCSGDAGGRTNSKNHDLNRSFPDQFQKILVKQEEIPEVTAVIKWILEKKFVLSGNLHGGTVVASYPFDDSADHLSQAQYSRSDDDNLFRYLARVYAKNNPVMSTGVPNCPDTPKEMFKDGITNGAEWYDVPGGMQDFNYLHGNCLEITMELSCCKYPMASELRKEWDNNREALLAYMEKVHIGVKGFVREATNGTALSGVSIMVAGINHNLTTGQFGDYYRLVLPGTYNISAIAPGYTRMTVSGIQVVEGKATELNFTLAPLVKAPIGGIIVPSTPALTTPISTPSPDTTATLKPSNDTTQSREGSGGSETTGATAQPEHQPIQPQDFRHHGYSDMELFLRKYSNEFPSIAHLYTIGKSVEGRELFVMEISNNPGVHKQGKPEFKYIGNMHGNEVVGRELLLNLIEYLCRNYGSDPEVTELVKNTRIHIMPSMNPDGYEVAREGDDRGYRGRNNSNNFDLNRNFPDQFATITEPRQPETIAVMNWLRSIPFVLSANLHGGSLVVNYPYDDDKKGLTEYSKSPDDMVFRQVSKAYSQENPLMIKGHPCTDLYPDEFFQDGITNGAHWYNVPGGMQDWNYLNTNCFEVTIELGCIKYPWAKDLPSYWDQNRRALLQFIHEVHRGVKGMVIDIKDGTGIPNATITVEEINHNITTTQTGEYWRLLVPGTYHLTASARGYTPVRIYATVPGQSVEEVEFRLTRVHSETKGLVPKGPLATQNPLEEQFQSFIKDLSLGQGLEQLVKSTSTESSFRYRHYKEISEFLRGLKLNFPNITSLRSLGQSVEYRTIWALEISNRPDVPEPAKPKIRFVGGIHGNAPVGTELLLEFAAFLCINYGKNPAITRLVNETRIVILPSINPDGRELAKEKECTSTKGMTNAHGKDLDTDFFGNASQRMVEAQPESRAVMDLIQERGYSLSVALDGGSLLVTYPYDKPVQPVENEDTLKYLANVYASNHPRMHLGDSRCPSNSQMGNIPDGVLRAAERQSHMGSMKDFSVDFGHCPEITVYTGCCLFPPAEQLPTLWAENKKALLSMLVEVHKGVRGVVRDKSGKYIEGAMIVLNGGVRVFTLAGGFFHALLAPGNHNIEAVADGYQQQRQEVVVSSYETAVSINIEFDMDNHIFGLPREFVVATAAASMTALVVTACIIWCVCSAKSNRQKDGFHRLRQHRDDYEDEIHLTSMGSKKSLLSHEFQDESESDEDTLYANKL; encoded by the exons ATGGCGACTCTGAGAAGGGTGCATCTGTTTGCAGCGCTCAATCTGAACGTCTCACTTTTCGGCTGTctcctttttgttgttgttccaaTGGTCTCATGTCTGAACGTTGGAGAAGCGAGGCTGGTTAGGACGACAAAAGCGTCAGAGGAGGTGGAATCGTACAATAAGTACTACAATTATGAGGAATTAACACAACTTCTCACGAATATGGCTTCGAAATACGCTCACATTGCCAACTTGTCAAGCATAGGCCAGTCCGTAGAGGGCAGGGAGCTGTGGGTGATGCATATTACAAAGGACCCGAACATTGACCTACCGGGTAAACCTAAATTCAAGTATGTGGGGAACATGCATGGGGACGAAACTATCTCAAGGCAGGTTCTCGTCTACCTTGTGGAACACCTCCTGACAAGGTATGGGGAAGACCAACGCCTCACGGAGTTGGTAACAAGCACGGATATCTACATTATGCCCAGCATGAACCCTGACGGGTTTGAAAGGTCTAAAGAAGGGGACTGTAGTGGAGACGCCGGTGGTCGTACAAATTCGAAGAACCATGACCTTAACCGAAGTTTCCCTGATCAGTTTCAGAAAATACTTGTAAAACAAGAGGAAATACCAGAAGTTACTGCAGTCATAAAGTGGATACTCGAGAAAAA GTTTGTCTTGTCTGGGAATCTACACGGGGGCACTGTGGTGGCAAGCTACCCGTTCGATGACTCAGCCGACCACCTGAGCCAGGCCCAGTATAGTCGCTCTGACGACGACAACCTCTTTAGGTACCTGGCACGGGTCTACGCCAAGAACAACCCAGTCATGAGTACGGGTGTGCCCAACTGCCCCGATACCCCGAAGGAGATGTTCAAGGATGGCATCACCAACGGGGCGGAGTGGTATGACGTGCCAG GGGGGATGCAGGACTTTAACTACTTACATGGGAACTGTCTGGAGATCACCATGGAGCTGAGCTGCTGTAAATACCCCATGGCCTCAGAGCTGAGAAAAGAGTGGGACAACAACAGAGAGGCTCTCCTGGCCTACATGGAGAAG GTTCACATTGGAGTAAAGGGGTTTGTGAGGGAAGCCACCAACGGCACAGCTCTATCTGGTGTCAGTATCATGGTGGCAGGCATCAACCACAACTTGACAACCGGCCAGTTTGGTGACTACTACCGCCTCGTTCTCCCCGGTACCTACAACATCTCTGCCATTGCCCCAGG GTATACACGCATGACGGTGTCGGGTATCCAAGTAGTTGAGGGCAAGGCCACGGAGCTCAACTTCACCCTGGCACCATTGGTGAAGGCGCCCATAGGTGGCATAATTGTGCCTTCTACACCTGCCCTGACCACCCCAATTTCAACTCCTTCTCCCGACACGACCGCCACCCTTAAGCCCTCTAATGACACCACCCAGTCCAGGGAGGGCTCTGGGGGAAGTGAGACCACAGGCGCCACAGCCCAGCCGGAACACCAGCCAATCCAGCCCCAGGATTTCCGCCACCATGGCTACAGCGACATGGAGCTTTTCCTGAGGAAGTACAGCAACGAGTTCCCCTCCATCGCTCACCTCTACACCATTGGCAAGTCTGTGGAGGGCCGTGAGCTTTTTGTCATGGAGATATCAAACAACCCAGGCGTCCACAAGCAAG gTAAACCAGAGTTCAAGTACATCGGCAACATGCATGGCAACGAAGTGGTGGGCCGTGAGCTGCTCCTCAACCTCATTGAGTATCTGTGCCGTAACTATGGCAGTGACCCCGAGGTCACAGAACTGGTCAAGAACACACGCATCCACATCATGCCTTCGATGAACCCGGACGGTTATGAAGTGGCTAGGGAAG GGGATGACAGAGGGTACAGAGGacgcaacaacagcaacaatttTGACCTGAACCGCAACTTTCCAGACCAGTTTGCCACCATCACCGAGCCCAGGCAACCAGAGACCATCGCTGTGATGAACTGGCTGAGGAGCATCCCGTTCGTCCTCTCAGCCAACCTTCATGGAG GGTCTTTGGTGGTCAACTACCCGTATGATGATGACAAGAAGGGCCTCACAGAGTACAGCAAGAGTCCGGATGACATGGTCTTCAGACAGGTGTCCAAGGCATACTCTCAG gagAACCCTCTTATGATCAAAGGGCACCCTTGCACAGACCTGTATCCAGATGAGTTCTTTCAGGATGGCATCACCAATGGCGCCCACTGGTACAATGTCCCTG GTGGTATGCAGGACTGGAACTACCTGAACACAAACTGCTTTGAAGTGACAATTGAACTGGGTTGTATCAAGTACCCTTGGGCCAAGGACCTGCCCTCCTACTGGGATCAGAACCGCAGGGCCTTACTCCAGTTCATCCACGAG GTCCACAGGGGAGTGAAGGGCATGGTGATAGACATCAAAGATGGAACAGGGATCCCCAATGCCACCATCACAGTAGAGGAGATTAACcacaacatcaccaccactCAGACTGGAGAGTACTGGAGGCTGCTGGTCCCTGGAACATACCATCTGACTGCATCTGCACGAGG ATACACACCAGTAAGGATCTATGCCACAGTGCCAGGGCAGAGTGTGGAAGAAGTGGAGTTCCGTCTGACACGCGTGCACTCCGAGACCAAGGGCCTGGTCCCTAAGGGGCCGCTGGCCACCCAGAACCCGTTGGAGGAGCAGTTCCAGAGCTTCATCAAGGACCTGTCGCTGGGCCAGGGCCTGGAGCAGCTGGTCAAGAGCACGTCCACCGAGAGCAGCTTCCGCTACAGACATTACAAGGAGATTTCCGAGTTCCTGCGAGGTCTCAAGCTCAACTTCCCCAACATCACCTCCCTGCGCAG TTTGGGCCAGAGCGTGGAGTATAGAACCATCTGGGCCCTGGAGATTTCCAACAGGCCCGATGTGCCAGAACCAGCCAAGCCCAAGATCCGCTTCGTTGGTGGTATCCACGGCAATGCTCCAGTAGGCACAGAGCTGCTGCTAGAGTTTGCTGCCTTCCTCTGCATCAACTATGGCAAGAACCCAGCTATCACccgg TTGGTAAACGAGACTCGCATTgtcatccttccctccatcaaCCCCGACGGGCGAGAGTTGGCAAAGGAGAAAGAGTGCACATCCACCAAGGGCATGACCAATGCTCATGGAAAAGACCTGGACACAGACTTCTTTG GTAATGCCTCCCAGCGCATGGTGGAGGCCCAGCCTGAGAGCCGGGCCGTGATGGACCTGATCCAGGAGAGAGGCTACTCTCTGTCTGTAGCCCTGGACGGAGGCTCCTTGCTGGTCACATATCCCTACGACAAGCCCGTACAGCCAG TGGAAAATGAAGACACTTTGAAGTACTTGGCCAACGTCTATGCCAGCAACCATCCCAGAATGCACCTAGGGGACTCCAGATGTCCAAGCAACAGCCAAA tGGGGAATATCCCAGACGGAGTTCTCAGGGCAGCAGAAAGGCAAAGCCACATGGGCAGTATGAAG GACTTCAGTGTGGACTTTGGCCACTGTCCAGAGATCACTGTATATACAGGCTGCTGCCTGTTCCCTCCAGCAGAGCAGCTGCCCACACTCTGGGCAGAGAACAAGAAGGCTCTGCTCAGCATGCTGGTGGAG GTCCATAAAGGGGTGCGTGGCGTAGTGAGGGATAAAAGCGGAAAGTACATCGAAGGAGCCATGATTGTGCTGAATGGGGGAGTCAGGGTCTTCACTTTAGCGGGGGGCTTCTTCCATGCCCTGCTGGCCCCTGGAAACCACAACATAGAGGCTGTGGCGGACGGCTACCAACAGCAACGGCAAGAG GTGGTGGTCTCGTCATATGAAACCGCCGTTTCCATCAACATTGAGTTTGACATGGACAACCACATCTTTGGCCTGCCCAGGGAGTTTGTGGTGGCCACTGCTG cgGCCTCCATGACCGCCCTGGTGGTGACGGCCTGCATCATCTGGTGCGTCTGCTCGGCCAAGTCCAACAGGCAGAAGGACGGCTTCCACCGCCTGCGTCAGCACCGCGACGACTACGAGGACGAGATCCACCTCACCTCCATGGGCTCCAAGaagtccctcctctcccacgaGTTCCAGGACGAAAGCGAGAGTGATGAGGACACGCTTTACGCCAACAAACTCTGA
- the cpda gene encoding carboxypeptidase D isoform X2, protein MATLRRVHLFAALNLNVSLFGCLLFVVVPMVSCLNVGEARLVRTTKASEEVESYNKYYNYEELTQLLTNMASKYAHIANLSSIGQSVEGRELWVMHITKDPNIDLPGKPKFKYVGNMHGDETISRQVLVYLVEHLLTRYGEDQRLTELVTSTDIYIMPSMNPDGFERSKEGDCSGDAGGRTNSKNHDLNRSFPDQFQKILVKQEEIPEVTAVIKWILEKKFVLSGNLHGGTVVASYPFDDSADHLSQAQYSRSDDDNLFRYLARVYAKNNPVMSTGVPNCPDTPKEMFKDGITNGAEWYDVPGGMQDFNYLHGNCLEITMELSCCKYPMASELRKEWDNNREALLAYMEKVHIGVKGFVREATNGTALSGVSIMVAGINHNLTTGQFGDYYRLVLPGTYNISAIAPGYTRMTVSGIQVVEGKATELNFTLAPLVKAPIGGIIVPSTPALTTPISTPSPDTTATLKPSNDTTQSREGSGGSETTGATAQPEHQPIQPQDFRHHGYSDMELFLRKYSNEFPSIAHLYTIGKSVEGRELFVMEISNNPGVHKQGKPEFKYIGNMHGNEVVGRELLLNLIEYLCRNYGSDPEVTELVKNTRIHIMPSMNPDGYEVAREGDDRGYRGRNNSNNFDLNRNFPDQFATITEPRQPETIAVMNWLRSIPFVLSANLHGGSLVVNYPYDDDKKGLTEYSKSPDDMVFRQVSKAYSQENPLMIKGHPCTDLYPDEFFQDGITNGAHWYNVPGGMQDWNYLNTNCFEVTIELGCIKYPWAKDLPSYWDQNRRALLQFIHEVHRGVKGMVIDIKDGTGIPNATITVEEINHNITTTQTGEYWRLLVPGTYHLTASARGYTPVRIYATVPGQSVEEVEFRLTRVHSETKGLVPKGPLATQNPLEEQFQSFIKDLSLGQGLEQLVKSTSTESSFRYRHYKEISEFLRGLKLNFPNITSLRSLGQSVEYRTIWALEISNRPDVPEPAKPKIRFVGGIHGNAPVGTELLLEFAAFLCINYGKNPAITRLVNETRIVILPSINPDGRELAKEKECTSTKGMTNAHGKDLDTDFFGNASQRMVEAQPESRAVMDLIQERGYSLSVALDGGSLLVTYPYDKPVQPGMNTELEWRENICKWHNNCLSGEH, encoded by the exons ATGGCGACTCTGAGAAGGGTGCATCTGTTTGCAGCGCTCAATCTGAACGTCTCACTTTTCGGCTGTctcctttttgttgttgttccaaTGGTCTCATGTCTGAACGTTGGAGAAGCGAGGCTGGTTAGGACGACAAAAGCGTCAGAGGAGGTGGAATCGTACAATAAGTACTACAATTATGAGGAATTAACACAACTTCTCACGAATATGGCTTCGAAATACGCTCACATTGCCAACTTGTCAAGCATAGGCCAGTCCGTAGAGGGCAGGGAGCTGTGGGTGATGCATATTACAAAGGACCCGAACATTGACCTACCGGGTAAACCTAAATTCAAGTATGTGGGGAACATGCATGGGGACGAAACTATCTCAAGGCAGGTTCTCGTCTACCTTGTGGAACACCTCCTGACAAGGTATGGGGAAGACCAACGCCTCACGGAGTTGGTAACAAGCACGGATATCTACATTATGCCCAGCATGAACCCTGACGGGTTTGAAAGGTCTAAAGAAGGGGACTGTAGTGGAGACGCCGGTGGTCGTACAAATTCGAAGAACCATGACCTTAACCGAAGTTTCCCTGATCAGTTTCAGAAAATACTTGTAAAACAAGAGGAAATACCAGAAGTTACTGCAGTCATAAAGTGGATACTCGAGAAAAA GTTTGTCTTGTCTGGGAATCTACACGGGGGCACTGTGGTGGCAAGCTACCCGTTCGATGACTCAGCCGACCACCTGAGCCAGGCCCAGTATAGTCGCTCTGACGACGACAACCTCTTTAGGTACCTGGCACGGGTCTACGCCAAGAACAACCCAGTCATGAGTACGGGTGTGCCCAACTGCCCCGATACCCCGAAGGAGATGTTCAAGGATGGCATCACCAACGGGGCGGAGTGGTATGACGTGCCAG GGGGGATGCAGGACTTTAACTACTTACATGGGAACTGTCTGGAGATCACCATGGAGCTGAGCTGCTGTAAATACCCCATGGCCTCAGAGCTGAGAAAAGAGTGGGACAACAACAGAGAGGCTCTCCTGGCCTACATGGAGAAG GTTCACATTGGAGTAAAGGGGTTTGTGAGGGAAGCCACCAACGGCACAGCTCTATCTGGTGTCAGTATCATGGTGGCAGGCATCAACCACAACTTGACAACCGGCCAGTTTGGTGACTACTACCGCCTCGTTCTCCCCGGTACCTACAACATCTCTGCCATTGCCCCAGG GTATACACGCATGACGGTGTCGGGTATCCAAGTAGTTGAGGGCAAGGCCACGGAGCTCAACTTCACCCTGGCACCATTGGTGAAGGCGCCCATAGGTGGCATAATTGTGCCTTCTACACCTGCCCTGACCACCCCAATTTCAACTCCTTCTCCCGACACGACCGCCACCCTTAAGCCCTCTAATGACACCACCCAGTCCAGGGAGGGCTCTGGGGGAAGTGAGACCACAGGCGCCACAGCCCAGCCGGAACACCAGCCAATCCAGCCCCAGGATTTCCGCCACCATGGCTACAGCGACATGGAGCTTTTCCTGAGGAAGTACAGCAACGAGTTCCCCTCCATCGCTCACCTCTACACCATTGGCAAGTCTGTGGAGGGCCGTGAGCTTTTTGTCATGGAGATATCAAACAACCCAGGCGTCCACAAGCAAG gTAAACCAGAGTTCAAGTACATCGGCAACATGCATGGCAACGAAGTGGTGGGCCGTGAGCTGCTCCTCAACCTCATTGAGTATCTGTGCCGTAACTATGGCAGTGACCCCGAGGTCACAGAACTGGTCAAGAACACACGCATCCACATCATGCCTTCGATGAACCCGGACGGTTATGAAGTGGCTAGGGAAG GGGATGACAGAGGGTACAGAGGacgcaacaacagcaacaatttTGACCTGAACCGCAACTTTCCAGACCAGTTTGCCACCATCACCGAGCCCAGGCAACCAGAGACCATCGCTGTGATGAACTGGCTGAGGAGCATCCCGTTCGTCCTCTCAGCCAACCTTCATGGAG GGTCTTTGGTGGTCAACTACCCGTATGATGATGACAAGAAGGGCCTCACAGAGTACAGCAAGAGTCCGGATGACATGGTCTTCAGACAGGTGTCCAAGGCATACTCTCAG gagAACCCTCTTATGATCAAAGGGCACCCTTGCACAGACCTGTATCCAGATGAGTTCTTTCAGGATGGCATCACCAATGGCGCCCACTGGTACAATGTCCCTG GTGGTATGCAGGACTGGAACTACCTGAACACAAACTGCTTTGAAGTGACAATTGAACTGGGTTGTATCAAGTACCCTTGGGCCAAGGACCTGCCCTCCTACTGGGATCAGAACCGCAGGGCCTTACTCCAGTTCATCCACGAG GTCCACAGGGGAGTGAAGGGCATGGTGATAGACATCAAAGATGGAACAGGGATCCCCAATGCCACCATCACAGTAGAGGAGATTAACcacaacatcaccaccactCAGACTGGAGAGTACTGGAGGCTGCTGGTCCCTGGAACATACCATCTGACTGCATCTGCACGAGG ATACACACCAGTAAGGATCTATGCCACAGTGCCAGGGCAGAGTGTGGAAGAAGTGGAGTTCCGTCTGACACGCGTGCACTCCGAGACCAAGGGCCTGGTCCCTAAGGGGCCGCTGGCCACCCAGAACCCGTTGGAGGAGCAGTTCCAGAGCTTCATCAAGGACCTGTCGCTGGGCCAGGGCCTGGAGCAGCTGGTCAAGAGCACGTCCACCGAGAGCAGCTTCCGCTACAGACATTACAAGGAGATTTCCGAGTTCCTGCGAGGTCTCAAGCTCAACTTCCCCAACATCACCTCCCTGCGCAG TTTGGGCCAGAGCGTGGAGTATAGAACCATCTGGGCCCTGGAGATTTCCAACAGGCCCGATGTGCCAGAACCAGCCAAGCCCAAGATCCGCTTCGTTGGTGGTATCCACGGCAATGCTCCAGTAGGCACAGAGCTGCTGCTAGAGTTTGCTGCCTTCCTCTGCATCAACTATGGCAAGAACCCAGCTATCACccgg TTGGTAAACGAGACTCGCATTgtcatccttccctccatcaaCCCCGACGGGCGAGAGTTGGCAAAGGAGAAAGAGTGCACATCCACCAAGGGCATGACCAATGCTCATGGAAAAGACCTGGACACAGACTTCTTTG GTAATGCCTCCCAGCGCATGGTGGAGGCCCAGCCTGAGAGCCGGGCCGTGATGGACCTGATCCAGGAGAGAGGCTACTCTCTGTCTGTAGCCCTGGACGGAGGCTCCTTGCTGGTCACATATCCCTACGACAAGCCCGTACAGCCAGGTATGAACACTGAACTGGAGTGGAGAGAAAACATCTGTAAATGGCACAATAATTGCTTGAGTGGTGAACATTAA